The genomic interval GGCAACTGCACCAAAAATGTTGCCATGGTCAGTCATGGCAACCGAACTCTGCCCAAGGTCAGCGACTCGCTTGACCAGCTTATCTACATCGCACGCGCCGTCCAGAAGGGAGTAGTCGGTATGGAGATGCAGGTGGGTAAACTCAGGCATTCTGACGGCTCGTTACTCTCAATTTTACTCGGAGAACATCTGAAACCCTGCCTGCGGATATCGGCGCGCGTAAGTGGAAAACGCGGTAATATCCGCGCGAATTACCCTCCATTTGACAGTCTCAAACGGTACAGGCACAATCTCGCCTCTCCCCACAATTCCTCCCCAAAGTCACTACAGGAGCAAGGTATGGGTTTGCTGTTTGGGGTCGGTGTTATTTGGTGTATCGCAATGTTCGTAGCAGTCGCTCTCTGCCGTGCGGCGGCGGCGCAAGACGTCCGCGAGCAGGTCGGCGACTAAGTTCAAGTCTCAGCGCGGCTTCGGCTAAGGCTTCTTGGACTTCTTCGCTGCGGCCTCAACTTCATCCTTGAAGTTCTTGAAGAGCGGCGGATTCTTGCCCACGAGTCCGTCATGCTGTGTAGCTACCCAGAGCCGCGCTGCCTCCCTGCCATCATCGGCTTGATATACCGCGAGGTAGTCGTCAGGCGGGCCCACTTCCGCCCCGAACACCGGGCCGATGCTCGTTGAAGTTCGCCGACCTGTGGTCGGATCAATGCTGCCGGCGCCAACGCGAATTCCGCCCGTGCCTGAAGCCGCCCTGCCGGTGCGCACGGCAATCAACAGGTCGGCATCGGCCGGATTGATGGTGATGGTGTAACGCTTCCATGTACTCAGGGAGTCATAGATGTTCGCGATCGCCTGTCGATCGTCAGGCACAACCTTTGTGGAAGCGAACGAACGAAAATCAGTTTCCGCAATGAATCCCTCTGCCGTCTCATACCCGAGAGCAACGTATCTTGCCTGCAGTACCAAAGCGGGAATACTTGGAGCCTTAGCGTAGCTTTGCAGAGCCAAGACAAAAATGGAAAGCAGCAACACACTCAAGGACTTGCGCACTGTTCCCTCCACGGAGCGAAATTCTAATGCAACATTACGCCCTAAAAATTGCCAAACACTCGCGGCCAAGAAAGTTTCGGAAACGGTCGCGATTCGAGAAACAAGCAATTTTCAGCTTCTAGATCACCTGAGCAAGGGCCCCCTCCCCCTCCCCCCTGCCTCGTCCAATGCACAGTCGTTCAATCCAGAAGCTTTAACTCTGCTTTTGCGACATTCATCCCAATTTTGAACACAACATCTTGTGATTCCAAAATCGAAATCAGAATATGTTGCGATCACTACTTCCTTCTCACCAGGTTTCGCCGTTTTCCGCGAGCTCAGACCGGAGGCGAGGACGAGTCAGCCGAGTCCAGTATTGCCTATCAATTTTTGGTGCCATGCAGCCAAGCAACTGACTTACAACCACCATCGTGGCTAACAATGAGAAATAAGAAACCAATGCCAAGCTCCGCATCTGCGTATTCTCTTTTTATTCGCCTAATCATTCTAGAGCATTTGTCCAGAATCCGCCAGTGAAATCAGAAACATCCTCTCCAAATCCGGACGGAAACCCAGTGTCCCACGCCTTTGAGCGACGGTATTTTAATCCGTTACTCAAAAATGCCGTGAGAGCCTGGTGTTCAACAATGCAGGCGATTGCTACGTGAGCGCACACCCATGCTTGGATTGTTTGGTATCGATATTCGTTAATGTGTCACAATTGCTGGTACCCGAAATGAACAGCAGGAGATGCAATTTTCCGCATCACCGCTGTGATCAGTCGTAGAACGCGAAAGTGGCGGAATTGGCAGACGCACCAGACTTAGGATCTGGCGGGTAAAACCGTGAGGGTTCGAGTCCCTCCTTTCGCACCATTCCTTACTCTTTCCTCTGGATCCTTCGGCAACACAGCCTCAGGATTTCGCCTGCTGCCTCCCGCTTCGCTCACGCCCGCAAAACGGCTCAACTTAGGATCTGGCGGGTAACACCGTGAGGGTTTGAGTCCCTCCTTTCGCACCAGAAACCCGGCACTCGGCTTTGGGCAGTCGGCACTCGGTCCTTGCGGCCGTCGAGAGCTGCTTCTGCTGTCCTGCTTCCTGATAGGATTGCTGGTCTCAGAATTCCAGACAACATCAATCCGCAATGACAAAGACGATTCTTCTCCTCTTCTGTCTTTCTGCTTTTGCGTTTTCTCAAAACAACAATTCGCATTCCAACCCACAGGCGGCCGCTAATGACCAGCACTCTTCCAGTGACCGTCTGTCCGGACTGAAGCGCAATGACGGATTCATTCCGTTCTTCTGGGACGCGAAGAAAGGTGAGCTGCTCTTCGAGCTCTCGCTCGAACGGCTCGGTGGCGACTTCATTTATTTCACCGGACTGAGCAGCGGCGTTGGCTCGATCGAGATGTTTGCCGATCGGAGCAGCGTCGGCGGCTCGCAGCTTTGCCGATTCGTGCGCTCCGGACCGAAGGTGTTGGTCATTGCCGAGAACACCAGCTTCCGCGCCGAGAACGGTAGTTCCGAATTGAAGCACTCGGTTGAGCGCAGCTTTCCCACTTCGGTCATCGCCGCTCTGCCCGTCGAGTCGGAGCAGGGAGACAGTCTGGTCGTAAACGCCAATCCATTGGTGGTCCGCGATGCCACTGGATTGCTGAACCAATTGCGCCGTCCTTCGCGCGCCATCAATGGAGTGGTTCGGCAGGTTGCAAATGAGAATGGTGCGAACTGGCGACTTGACGGCGAGCGCAGCGCGGTGGACATGGAGCACACGCGCGCTTTCCCGCAGAATACCGAAGTCGAGAACATTCTGACGTTTGTCAGTGATTCGGGAAGTCGAGCCGTGAACAATCCAGAACCGGGAGTGCTCACTGTGCACGAGCATATTTCTTTGCTTGCGCTTCCGCCTGCCGGATATCAGCCGCGCGTTGCCGATCCTCGCGTCGGATTTTTCGGCGAGCAGTTTGATGACTTCTCTCGCAGCTACAAACAGTCGCTGAGCCAGAACTTTATTGATCGCTGGCGACTGGAGAAGAAGGATCCACGCGCCGCGATCAGCGAGCCGGTTAAGCCGATCACTTTTTACCTTGACCGTGCCATTCCCGAGCCGATGCGCTCGGCTGCGCGTCGTGGTGCGTTGTGGTGGAACCAGGCATTCGAGCAGGCGGGATTTCGCAATGCGCTCGTAATGGAAGACCTGCCTGAAGGCGCTGATCCGCTCGACGTGCGCTATCCCACGATTCAATGGACAAACCGCAACGGACGCGGCTGGTCCGTTGGCATGGTGCAAACCGATCCGCGCACCGGCGAGATTCTTCATGCTGTGGTGCAGCTGGACTCTCATCGCATGAGGACGGTCAACAACTACTGGGACGTGGTCACGCCGGGCGCAGCTTCGGGTCGCGACGATTCCGAAATGGACCTGTTCGCAGAACTCGACAATGCCGATCCGCAGCTCTCGGAAGATGAAGTCCTGGTTCGACGCATCGCACTCCTTGCCTGCCATGAAATGGGACATATTCTCGGACTTGAGCACAACTTTGTCACCAGCACCTTCGATCGTGGATCGGTGATGGACTACTTCGCCCCGCGCATCCGCATTCGCAAAGACGGCACCGCCGATCTGAGCGATGCGTACATGCAGGGCGTTGGCAGCTACGACAAGTTCGCGATTGAGTGGGGATACAGCACAGGCGTTCAGTTGCCTGTTTCGCCCGAAGATCCACAGGAGCTTGCGCGACTCGATGGAATCGTGCGCAAGGCTCTCGGCCAGGGAATTTTCTGGGGCAACTACGACGATCCGCGTTGGAACGCCTATGACGATGGTCCTGATCCAGTCACGTGGCTGCGCGAAATCCTTCCAGTTCGCAACGCGTTGGTCGCATCTTACAGCCCTACGATGCTCCGCCAGGGCGAGCCCATTTCGAAATTCGCCGCCCGATTCGCTCTTGTGTACCTCTTCCACCGTTACGCGCTCGCATCGGCGATCAACACGATCGGTAGCGCCAGGGTTCCACTCACGGTCGCCGGCGACGGCCAAAAGCCGCTCGAAATCTGGAATCCGCAGAGCCAGCGTGAGGCTCTCCAGTTGTGCCTGCAGGCGCTTCGCCCAGACCATATGGAAGTGCCGTCCCGAATCTGGAATTCGCTGGTGCAGCATGAAAACGCGGGACCCGATCCGGAAGCTTACAAATCCAGCGCCGGATATTTGTTCAGTCCATACGACGGCGCACGGTCCATTGCGGAGATCGTTTACGGCGGACTTCTCGATCCTGAGCGACTCGCTCGCATGGACTCCATTCATCACTTCGACAGCAGCTCGCCTTCTGCGAGCGAGATCCTTTCCGCTCTGGTAAGAAGCGCATTTGCTCCGACTGCGGCAGGCCATGCAGATCTTGCTGATGTTCTCCAGAACGAGTTAGCCGATCGATTAATGATTCTTGCTGCCGATGACAACGCGACTGCCGAAGTTCGCGCCCAAGCGTGGACGGGAGTAAATAGCGTCTCCGCTCACGTAAAGGCGTCCCAAGCTGGGAATGCAGAGGCCATTGAGCGCAGAATCGAAGCATTCATTCGCGATCCCAAGCAGAACGTGCCGAAGTTGAAGCCGTCAGGAGCGCCGGCAGGGCCACCGGTTTAGCATCGGTATTGTCATTCCGAACGGATGCTCACGCGGGAGTTCGCGTGAGCAGAAGTGAGGAATCCCTATAGTTACAGTAGCAAGCCCGAACATCTTCGAAGTCAATAGGGATTCCTCACGCCAAAAGCAGGCGTTCGGAATGACAATAAAACCTTAAGGCATCAACACAATCTTCCCGTAGCTTCCCGGCTGCATGATCTCCTCGTGTGCGCGTGCCGCTTCGGCGAGAGGCAGTTCTTTCCCGATCACGGGACGCACAACGCCATTCTCGAGGGATGCCACGAGCGCTGCGTGAATCCTGGCGAGATCTTCTTCCGGTGTGTTCCACAGCGTCATTCCCAGGATGATTGCGTCGCGCGCCATAGCATCTCGGGGATTGATTTCAATTGTGCCGCGGTTACCGATGACTACGATCCGTCCGCGAATCGCGAGCATCGAGAGATCCTGCGCCAGGTTCTTGTTCGCGAGCATTTCCAGGATGACGTTCACACCGCGACCGTCTGTAATCCTCTTTACTTCTTCAGCGACGCTGCCTTTGCTGTGATCGAGGACATGATGTGCGCCATTGTCGCGAACCAGGGTTCTTCCCTTTTCCGTTCCAGCAGTGCCGATTACGGTCATGCCGTGCGCGCGCCCTAACTGGACTGCAGCAATACCAACGCCTCCGCTCGCTCCATGGACCAAAATGGTTTCGTTAGGAAGGCCGTGAGCTTTCTGGAAGAGAGCGCGATACGCAGTTCCGTACGGAACACCCATCGCCGCGCCTTGCTGGAACGAGACATTCTTCGGTAAAAGATGCGCTTGCGCTTCGAGACACACCACCTGTTCGGCGTAGCTGCCGGTCACGTTTCCTGCGACATACACCCGATCGCCTGCTCGGAAACGCTGTACTCCGGACCCGACGCTAATCACTGTCCCGGCCGCGTCTGCTCCCGGAGTGTATGGAAGCTGCGGCTTAACAGCGTAGGTGCCTGTGCGCTGGTAAGTCTCGAATGGGTTTACGCCGGCAGCGTGAACCTTCACGAGAACCTGTCCGGGACCGGGTTGCAGATCGGGAACAGTCTCAACCTTCAACACCTCAGGCCCGCCGAATTGCTGAACGCGAATCGCCTTCATCGAATCTCCACTTACTTTTTGGACGCGGCCCGTAAGTAGCCGTCGGTCTTGTTCAGCCAGTCCTGGCGAAGCGGATAGAAGATATCGAGATCGACCGTGTCCTCCATGGCTTCCGCCTTGTGCGGAACGTGCGACGGAATGCAGAGCACCTCGCCTTCGTGTACAACAATTTCCTTTCCCTCGATCCAGAACTTGAGAGCGCCTTCGAGAATGTAGGTCACCTGCTCGTTCACATGGCTGTGCTCGGGAACGATGCAGCCCTTCTTCAGCAGTACGCGGGCGAGCATGACCTCGTCGCCTGTGATGATTTGTCGGTCGAGCAGCGGATTCACCTGCTCGAGTTCAACGTCCTTCCATGCCGTGTATTTCATAGGGAAATAAGGGTATCAGGTGGCACTGACCAACAGAACCGCCGCCCGTTCCGTTACCACTGCACCGTCCTCCGCTCCTCGCTGCTTCTGCGCGCCAACTCGACTCCGCGCATCACATTCAGCATCTGCTCGTGTGTGACAGCTATCTTTGATTTTCCCAATATGGTATCGCGGACATTTTGATAGAACAGGCGGTAGTCTCCCGCTTCTGTTTCCACGCGCTCTGCGCCATTGACCGACTGCAGCACTCCCCAGCTTTCCTGTTTCTCTTTGCCCCAGGAGTCACCTCCCGGCACCTCGCCGCGCTTGAGCACTTCTTCCTGTGGATCGATTCCGTATTTCATATACGCGGCCTTCTCACCGCGCACGAGGAAGCGCAGATCCGGAGCAAGGGCGATCATGCTGGCGCGGAGCAGAGCCCGCATACGTGGGTAATGCAGCAGGACGTCGAAAGCATCATCGACCTGACCTCCC from Terriglobales bacterium carries:
- a CDS encoding zinc-dependent metalloprotease; amino-acid sequence: MTKTILLLFCLSAFAFSQNNNSHSNPQAAANDQHSSSDRLSGLKRNDGFIPFFWDAKKGELLFELSLERLGGDFIYFTGLSSGVGSIEMFADRSSVGGSQLCRFVRSGPKVLVIAENTSFRAENGSSELKHSVERSFPTSVIAALPVESEQGDSLVVNANPLVVRDATGLLNQLRRPSRAINGVVRQVANENGANWRLDGERSAVDMEHTRAFPQNTEVENILTFVSDSGSRAVNNPEPGVLTVHEHISLLALPPAGYQPRVADPRVGFFGEQFDDFSRSYKQSLSQNFIDRWRLEKKDPRAAISEPVKPITFYLDRAIPEPMRSAARRGALWWNQAFEQAGFRNALVMEDLPEGADPLDVRYPTIQWTNRNGRGWSVGMVQTDPRTGEILHAVVQLDSHRMRTVNNYWDVVTPGAASGRDDSEMDLFAELDNADPQLSEDEVLVRRIALLACHEMGHILGLEHNFVTSTFDRGSVMDYFAPRIRIRKDGTADLSDAYMQGVGSYDKFAIEWGYSTGVQLPVSPEDPQELARLDGIVRKALGQGIFWGNYDDPRWNAYDDGPDPVTWLREILPVRNALVASYSPTMLRQGEPISKFAARFALVYLFHRYALASAINTIGSARVPLTVAGDGQKPLEIWNPQSQREALQLCLQALRPDHMEVPSRIWNSLVQHENAGPDPEAYKSSAGYLFSPYDGARSIAEIVYGGLLDPERLARMDSIHHFDSSSPSASEILSALVRSAFAPTAAGHADLADVLQNELADRLMILAADDNATAEVRAQAWTGVNSVSAHVKASQAGNAEAIERRIEAFIRDPKQNVPKLKPSGAPAGPPV
- a CDS encoding NADPH:quinone reductase, which produces MKAIRVQQFGGPEVLKVETVPDLQPGPGQVLVKVHAAGVNPFETYQRTGTYAVKPQLPYTPGADAAGTVISVGSGVQRFRAGDRVYVAGNVTGSYAEQVVCLEAQAHLLPKNVSFQQGAAMGVPYGTAYRALFQKAHGLPNETILVHGASGGVGIAAVQLGRAHGMTVIGTAGTEKGRTLVRDNGAHHVLDHSKGSVAEEVKRITDGRGVNVILEMLANKNLAQDLSMLAIRGRIVVIGNRGTIEINPRDAMARDAIILGMTLWNTPEEDLARIHAALVASLENGVVRPVIGKELPLAEAARAHEEIMQPGSYGKIVLMP
- a CDS encoding cupin domain-containing protein, producing MKYTAWKDVELEQVNPLLDRQIITGDEVMLARVLLKKGCIVPEHSHVNEQVTYILEGALKFWIEGKEIVVHEGEVLCIPSHVPHKAEAMEDTVDLDIFYPLRQDWLNKTDGYLRAASKK